From one Triticum urartu cultivar G1812 chromosome 3, Tu2.1, whole genome shotgun sequence genomic stretch:
- the LOC125548985 gene encoding transcription factor JAMYB-like → MDHFDSFGSTGMDAVWTGPCGWPAAAATTGGEQEATDLRRGPWTMEEDALLAGHIAKHGEGRWNELASAAGLRRTGKSCRLRWLNYLRPDVRRGDFTPQEQLLILELHFRWGNRWSRIAREMPGRTDNEIKNYWRTRVQKHAKQLKCDVDSRQFRDVMRHLWMPRLLERIQAAAAATPAPSLEHAASPVHPLSVAPACRGGIGMCHSPETTTVTTSSTAGSSVSLEVHFPSNQLVLTAGSTTNWSGSGSDQCGSASARSDDMLDGSWSELLARACDDGADSVVFPHFELGESGDDKWSLEDIWSQHQY, encoded by the coding sequence ATGGATCACTTCGACTCCTTCGGGTCGACCGGCATGGACGCCGTCTGGACGGGGCCTTGCGGATGGCCGGCGGCCGCGGCGACGACGGGCGGGGAGCAGGAGGCGACGGACCTCCGGAGGGGGCCGTGGACGATGGAGGAGGACGCGCTCCTGGCCGGCCACATAGCCAAGCACGGCGAGGGCCGGTGGAACGAGCTGGCCTCCGCCGCGGGGCTGAGGCGCACGGGGAAGAGCTGCCGCCTCCGGTGGCTCAACTACCTCCGCCCCGACGTCCGCCGCGGCGACTTCACCCCGCAGGAGCAGCTGCTCATCCTGGAGCTCCACTTCCGGTGGGGCAACCGCTGGTCCAGGATCGCGCGGGAGATGCCGGGGCGGACGGACAACGAGATCAAGAACTACTGGCGCACCCGGGTGCAGAAGCACGCCAAGCAGCTCAAGTGCGACGTCGACAGCCGCCAGTTCCGGGACGTCATGCGCCACCTCTGGATGCCCCGCCTCCTCGAGAGGatccaggccgccgccgccgccacgcccgCGCCGAGCCTGGAGCACGCGGCGTCGCCCGTGCACCCTCTTAGTGTCGCGCCGGCCTGCCGCGGCGGCATCGGCATGTGCCACTCCCCTGAGACGACGACGGTGACCACGTCGAGCACGGCTGGTTCATCGGTGTCTCTCGAGGTGCATTTCCCGTCGAACCAGCTTGTCTTGACGGCCGGCAGTACGACGAACTGGTCAGGCTCAGGCAGCGACCAGTGCGGCAGCGCCAGCGCGAGGAGCGATGACATGCTCGACGGGAGCTGGTCGGAGCTCCTCGCTCGTGCGTGCGACGACGGCGCCGACTCTGTGGTGTTCCCCCACTTTGAATTAGGGGAATCCGGCGACGACAAGTGGAGCTTGGAAGACATCTGGTCGCAACACCAGTACTGA